Genomic segment of Mucilaginibacter sabulilitoris:
AACTATTAAGATTACATGTAGCCTTTGTATCAACAAATTCCTTTGAATCATTGGTTAAACTGGATATATCACCCGTTTGTGAATCAATAACCACACGTACTACTCCATTATCCAATATATTGCCTTGTACAAGTTTCCCTGTATTGCTATATTTCTTATTTTTCAGAAAGTAATTTTTTGACCCAAAAGCAGGAATATCTTTGGCAAGAAAAACCAGTTCTCCAGTTGAAAGGCGTTGTGAAACGATTGTATTTCCCTGATCATCCCTTATACTATTAAAATTCTTACTTTGTTCATTAGAAATATGAACCAATCCGTCGCGCGCCCAGGAAAGGGTATTAAAAACACCTACAATTGGACTTACATTTTGATTAATTGAAGAAAATGCCGAACACATTAGTGATTTACTTCGGTCTTCAGCTTGCTGAAAATAGCCAAATTTAACGTTCAGAATATCATTGGTAATGGGTTGCTTAGAAGGATCGTTATAACACCAGGTATGTTCTGTACCCATACTTACATTTCTCCAGGCCTCCCTGATTTCCTGCCGTGGGGCCGCTTCTCCCGGACGCAGCATCGTCCAAAGCGTCTCATCCTGAATTAAACGTTCCTTTGAAGCCCGATTCATACTGGTTTGCTTTGCAGCAGTCCCCAGACCATCAGTCCAGTATTCGGTAAAATCGCCGGATAAAACCGGCAGTTGATCGCCATATTTTTTTTCAAATGATTGCATGATCTCTGTTGCACTGGCAATAACCAGATGCGGAAAGGCATAATCTTCGTTCCAGCTTTTAACAGCATCCGGCAAATCTGCATCAATTGGTGTATTATCAGCCATTGCCCAGGACATAGCGAAAATATCATAAGGATAGTAGTCTGATTTTTCCAGTTCTGGTAATTTTTCAGCAAGATACTGGTCAACAAAATGATCTCGTGGATGATCTGTTTTTACAATTTGTAATAATTTAGAAGTATCGGTCTGCCCAAGCATTTTTGGCCAGTAATCATGTCCTTTGGCCCTTTCCCCGGGAGTATAATTACCAGGCTGCAGAAAAAGAATTTTTGATTTACCATCAGGACCTTTCCACCAAAATGGTTTAAAACTCATTTTTGTAGAACGCCCGACCCTGTCGGACCCATTATTCATTGCAAGAATGTATTTAATACCTTGTCTTGCGGCAACAGGCACTATTCCCCACGACATACCTGGAACGTCTACCTGAACATACGTTTCGATTTTTCTTTCGGTTAATTTTTCAAGTTCCCTGCTATGACCAAGAAATTCAAACATTTCTTCATCCGCCGCTGCGCTTGTATTGGTGTTGACATAACTGGCATCCAAATGTAGGTAGCCTTTTTGCACAGCATCAATGATATACTGTTTTTGATCAGGAGTGGCTCTTTTAAGAAATCTTTCCACAGGCCATAGTACTTCCGGATTCCACAAATAGCGAGAATCTTTAGGATAATTAGCCGTTTTTTTTGCCAACTCAATACCATTGATCAGATTTCTTCTGTGTATAGTTTCTACGTTGGCCTGTGTATTGGTATAGCCTATATCAACATGCGAGTGCGGATAAATGTAAACGGTCCATTGTCGCAGTGCCGGAACCATGATCGAGCCCTTTAGTTCTCTAGTCCCTCGTTTAAGAATGAATTTCGCCACCCCATCAGATTTTACACTTGCGCCAGATGGAAGTAATACAGCCATGCTGTCAATCCCATTTGTAGTACTTATCCGTGCTATCTCTTTTTTTCCATTAAATTCAACTTCAATTGTTCCTTTGCCCGAAAACTTAGTTCCCCCAAAATACAACATAATCTCTCTCCCTGGATTCCCATCAGGACGATGCCGATAAAAGGATTGCACTTTAAAATCCAAAGCTTTAGGGAAATCCTTTTCAAATAGCAAAGCCGGTTTGTGTTTTGTACTACTCTTAGCCCATAAAATGGGCGTGCTCAATAAGAGGACAACGAAAACATATGAGCTTTTTGAGATAATTCTTTTGTTCCTCATTTAATTAATATTTTTTTAGTTTAGAAATGGTTTCTAAATAGAGACCATTTTGACATCATTTATTGTAACCTAATTTGTTTGACAGCTATATCTTTTGCTAAGGAAAATTCCGTTACCAAGCAACCACACTGTCATAATTAAAGAATTGGTTGCGAGATAGTCTAAACCCGCCCAAATAGATCCAGGAAATAATAAGCTTTATATGTACAAACATATGAACATATAATTTAATTCCAAATTTATTAAAAGATATAGTCAAATACCCCTAATTGTAGTGAAGATTCCTTTATATTCCTATATCATCTTTAATGCTGCGTTCATAAACCCTAATGTATAAGCCATCCCCGCATGCCAGGGTGCATCACACGAAATTTGTGGGCTGTGATCCGGGATCAATACCCCTTTAAAATTCTTACTTTTTAAAATTTTCAATATTTTGAACATATCAATATCTCCTTCATCAACAAATACTTCCCTGTAGTGCGGTGCTTTACCTTTTACATTCCTAAAATGGATATAGGCAATATGATCTGCATATTGTTCTGTAGCCTGATAGACATCTCCTTCGGTCATCTCGGCGATAGATCCCAAACAAAATTCTAAAGCATTCGATTTTGAGGGCTTAATATTTAATAGCTTTTGATACATATCAGGCTGATACACCAACCTCGGGGTACCCCTCAGCACAGGCACGGGTGGGTCATCCGGATGGGCGGCGAGTACTACGCCCGCCTCTTCTGCTACCGGAACCAACTCATCCAAAAAATAATTCAGTCTTGACCATAGCTCGTGATGCGTTATCGATTGCATATATCCTTTTTCAGCATTGGTTTCATAGACCATATTCCATACCATCCCATTTGGAATCGGTCTGTCATCTATTCCATCCATTCCTACAGAAGTAGCCTTTCCGCGTGCGAATCCTCCGGTTATGCGGCTGCTTACACCTGCGAGGCTGAAGTTATAACCCATTATGGGAATCCCCGCTTTCCCAACATTCCTGATGATCTGCTTCACATCTTCCATTTGTTGCTTTTTGCGGGGTCCGTCTAATAAAATATCATGCCAGTTTGCGGGGTCAAAATTTTCAATGGCTTCTAATTCAAGGCCTGAGCTATTTATTTCTCTTTTTAAATCCAACAACTCTTCCACTGACCAAATCTTATCAGGGTCGCCAGCTTTCCCCCAGCCCGAGCCGTCACCTATCGGCTGATCATTATTGCTTATTTGATTCCCTTTATTAAAATAATCTACCAGGTGCACAATCAAATGCGTACACCCACATTGTTTGGCAAAATCAAAATGCTGTTTATTCAGCATATGTTTATATAAACCCAATCCTAATTTCATAGTTGTATTTCCTAAGATCAAAAACGACACTTAAAGTATCCCGTATTTCTTAAAGGCATCGGTGCTGGACATCCCATTTTCTATTTCCTTTCGTACCAGTTTTTCTCCACGCGCTTTGATAAGTGCCTTATTTACGACTTCCACTTCATATTTAGCCGGAATAACAAGTACCCCATCTAAATCCCCAAAGATCAAATCACCAGGCTTTATCCAAACATCACCCATCTGGATATCACAATTATAATCAGCAACCTGTGTCCTGACACCAGAGTCCTGGGCGTATCTTCCCCTGCTGAAAACCGGCCAGTGCTGCTCCATCACTTTTTCGGAGTCCCGGTAAAATCCATTAATGACGGCCCCTACAGCGCCTCTCTTTTTTGCGGTTGCTGTAAGTATTTCTCCCCAGTAAGCGCAGCGCATGTCACCACCGGTTGCCACATAAATTTCGCCTTCTTTTAACTGATCGAGAGCTTCTGTAA
This window contains:
- a CDS encoding mannonate dehydratase, encoding MKLGLGLYKHMLNKQHFDFAKQCGCTHLIVHLVDYFNKGNQISNNDQPIGDGSGWGKAGDPDKIWSVEELLDLKREINSSGLELEAIENFDPANWHDILLDGPRKKQQMEDVKQIIRNVGKAGIPIMGYNFSLAGVSSRITGGFARGKATSVGMDGIDDRPIPNGMVWNMVYETNAEKGYMQSITHHELWSRLNYFLDELVPVAEEAGVVLAAHPDDPPVPVLRGTPRLVYQPDMYQKLLNIKPSKSNALEFCLGSIAEMTEGDVYQATEQYADHIAYIHFRNVKGKAPHYREVFVDEGDIDMFKILKILKSKNFKGVLIPDHSPQISCDAPWHAGMAYTLGFMNAALKMI
- a CDS encoding glycoside hydrolase family 38 N-terminal domain-containing protein, which gives rise to MLFEKDFPKALDFKVQSFYRHRPDGNPGREIMLYFGGTKFSGKGTIEVEFNGKKEIARISTTNGIDSMAVLLPSGASVKSDGVAKFILKRGTRELKGSIMVPALRQWTVYIYPHSHVDIGYTNTQANVETIHRRNLINGIELAKKTANYPKDSRYLWNPEVLWPVERFLKRATPDQKQYIIDAVQKGYLHLDASYVNTNTSAAADEEMFEFLGHSRELEKLTERKIETYVQVDVPGMSWGIVPVAARQGIKYILAMNNGSDRVGRSTKMSFKPFWWKGPDGKSKILFLQPGNYTPGERAKGHDYWPKMLGQTDTSKLLQIVKTDHPRDHFVDQYLAEKLPELEKSDYYPYDIFAMSWAMADNTPIDADLPDAVKSWNEDYAFPHLVIASATEIMQSFEKKYGDQLPVLSGDFTEYWTDGLGTAAKQTSMNRASKERLIQDETLWTMLRPGEAAPRQEIREAWRNVSMGTEHTWCYNDPSKQPITNDILNVKFGYFQQAEDRSKSLMCSAFSSINQNVSPIVGVFNTLSWARDGLVHISNEQSKNFNSIRDDQGNTIVSQRLSTGELVFLAKDIPAFGSKNYFLKNKKYSNTGKLVQGNILDNGVVRVVIDSQTGDISSLTNDSKEFVDTKATCNLNSYRYLHGDDSPEKATGTSNVKISIKENGPVIASILVESQAEGCNSLKREITIIAGRPYLEIKNIVDKQAILKKEGIHFGFAFNVNNPIIRIDIPWGVMKIDTDMLLGANRNWIGFQRWLDISNNGKGVTWCSLDAPVFEVGNMTANIIGSATDSKKWIKNINPSATIYSWALNNHWHTNYPLSQEGKIEFRYRILPHNSAYNAGLSNRFGLEQAQPLIATPVNKNIESKPPLSLEGSSKVLISILKTDSIGNNTQLRLRSVSEKDELVKVDWLSRKPESLTIIDGDKNTNKEAEEGIIVPAMGFITIEAKFAR
- a CDS encoding RraA family protein; amino-acid sequence: MEPNNNNNNNPIWKNDAQLIELFKRELYTPVVGDILDELGCYHQFLPQPIKPVNDGDKLIGRAMTVLMIDVYGPQKQPFGKLTEALDQLKEGEIYVATGGDMRCAYWGEILTATAKKRGAVGAVINGFYRDSEKVMEQHWPVFSRGRYAQDSGVRTQVADYNCDIQMGDVWIKPGDLIFGDLDGVLVIPAKYEVEVVNKALIKARGEKLVRKEIENGMSSTDAFKKYGIL